A genomic region of Sulfobacillus acidophilus DSM 10332 contains the following coding sequences:
- a CDS encoding IstB domain protein ATP-binding protein (PFAM: IstB-like ATP binding protein~COGs: COG1484 DNA replication protein~InterPro IPR002611:IPR003593~KEGG: bcq:BCQ_PI108 IstB protein~PFAM: IstB-like ATP-binding protein~SMART: ATPase, AAA+ type, core~SPTR: IstB protein), whose product MDELLEGLKRLKLRQTRDHVDEYCQLAATRDMNFREFLKLIVMEEVAAREETQRAKRLRAARIPVPKSLADFDWAFQPSLPKREILELHSLRFVDQHENVILLGPPGLGKTHIASALAYEAAVQGKEVMFTTAQELVDRCYAAMADGTVKQVLRAWSKLDLLVIDELGYIPMDNTAGNHLFQVVSAAYERQSLIVTSNRSFQDWGALFPNPSLASATLDRLLHHAYVYTFSGESYRLKGGTESSV is encoded by the coding sequence ATGGATGAGCTGTTGGAGGGGCTGAAACGGCTGAAACTGCGGCAAACCCGCGACCATGTGGACGAATACTGCCAACTGGCGGCCACCCGTGATATGAACTTTCGGGAATTTCTCAAGCTGATTGTGATGGAGGAAGTGGCGGCTCGCGAGGAAACCCAACGGGCCAAACGCCTGCGAGCGGCGCGGATCCCGGTGCCGAAGAGCCTAGCCGACTTCGACTGGGCTTTTCAGCCCAGTTTGCCGAAGCGCGAAATCTTGGAACTCCACAGCTTGCGCTTTGTGGACCAACACGAGAACGTCATTTTACTGGGTCCTCCGGGGCTCGGAAAAACCCACATTGCCAGTGCACTCGCCTATGAAGCCGCCGTTCAGGGAAAGGAGGTGATGTTCACCACGGCGCAGGAGCTCGTGGACCGCTGCTACGCGGCCATGGCGGATGGCACCGTCAAACAGGTGCTACGCGCGTGGAGCAAGCTCGATCTGCTGGTCATTGACGAACTCGGCTATATCCCGATGGACAATACCGCCGGCAACCACCTATTCCAAGTCGTGTCGGCGGCCTATGAGCGGCAAAGCCTCATCGTCACGAGCAACCGCTCATTCCAAGACTGGGGCGCACTATTTCCGAATCCATCGCTGGCGAGCGCTACCCTAGACCGCCTGCTTCATCATGCCTATGTGTATACGTTTTCTGGCGAAAGTTACCGACTGAAAGGGGGCACGGAGAGCTCCGTGTAA
- a CDS encoding hypothetical protein (KEGG: hmo:HM1_1497 hypothetical protein~SPTR: Putative PAS/PAC sensor protein): MVNRPYEELAQYLFPHMRDYLKGSAVPLALMGKADRGERELRLPNGRDVLFKFSVMRDSERVSAVVVTFMDVTPLKQAEARASHQQQELDMAFALTLPNSKIEAKLKSSPEYQDIYNVETGQAVVTGVIPDGTYRHVINGLRIMAELKAVGAFDLVGIDKDTMVQAFIFHDISKAQPDLRVGETFVPRKTFEPSHLHAERMVVQQIRCHIDLIVGMNDRHRLDGLHHLDQRCRIRVEVI, encoded by the coding sequence GTGGTCAATCGACCCTACGAAGAGTTGGCCCAATACCTATTTCCCCATATGCGCGACTATTTGAAAGGAAGTGCGGTGCCCCTGGCTCTCATGGGGAAGGCCGACCGGGGAGAACGGGAACTGCGCTTGCCGAATGGACGAGACGTGCTGTTTAAGTTTTCCGTTATGCGTGACTCAGAACGCGTAAGTGCGGTGGTTGTCACGTTTATGGATGTAACCCCGCTAAAACAAGCCGAAGCACGGGCCTCCCATCAACAACAAGAACTCGACATGGCATTCGCACTGACGTTGCCGAACAGCAAAATCGAGGCCAAACTGAAATCGTCACCCGAATATCAGGATATATACAATGTCGAAACCGGACAGGCGGTCGTCACCGGCGTCATCCCTGACGGGACGTATCGTCATGTCATCAACGGGCTACGCATCATGGCGGAACTGAAGGCCGTCGGTGCGTTTGATCTGGTGGGCATCGACAAGGATACGATGGTGCAGGCCTTTATTTTTCACGACATCAGCAAAGCTCAACCCGATTTGCGGGTCGGGGAGACATTTGTGCCGCGAAAAACATTCGAACCGAGCCATTTACATGCCGAGCGTATGGTGGTGCAACAAATCCGATGCCACATCGACCTCATCGTCGGGATGAACGACCGGCACCGTCTCGACGGGCTGCATCATCTCGACCAACGTTGTCGCATTCGGGTTGAAGTCATCTAG
- a CDS encoding alpha/beta hydrolase fold protein (PFAM: alpha/beta hydrolase fold~COGs: COG0596 hydrolase or acyltransferase (alpha/beta hydrolase superfamily)~InterPro IPR000073~KEGG: cvi:CV_2920 hydrolase~PFAM: Alpha/beta hydrolase fold-1~SPTR: Probable hydrolase), with protein sequence MHDFMLKDLPSRIRYHDFPGDGIPILFIHGLGCAGSFDYPDVATQSSLAGYRRILVDLLGSGFSDKPNDFTYTISDHAEYLADFVTSLNLDHFVLFGHSMGGAIALSLAARCRDRLAQIVLSEANLDGGGGAFSQSIVAYIEREFLDRGFYEIIMHNQQTSNETWAASCALTSPLALYRSAQSLIAGQNPSWREILYALDCPKTFIFGEYSLPDPNLQMLQDHGVQIEVVPNAGPFYGMGESARVS encoded by the coding sequence TTGCACGACTTTATGTTGAAGGATTTGCCCTCACGAATTCGATATCATGACTTTCCCGGCGACGGCATTCCAATCCTATTCATTCACGGTTTAGGCTGTGCCGGGTCGTTTGACTACCCGGATGTCGCCACTCAATCTTCGTTGGCCGGCTATCGGCGTATCCTTGTCGACCTCCTCGGATCGGGCTTTAGTGATAAACCAAACGACTTCACCTACACCATATCTGACCACGCGGAATATCTGGCGGACTTTGTTACGTCTCTGAATCTGGATCACTTTGTGCTCTTTGGGCACAGTATGGGCGGAGCTATAGCGCTTTCATTGGCCGCTCGTTGTCGAGATAGGCTGGCTCAGATAGTGTTAAGCGAGGCCAATTTGGATGGTGGTGGCGGCGCATTCAGTCAATCTATTGTTGCGTATATAGAGCGCGAATTTCTCGATCGAGGATTTTACGAGATTATCATGCACAATCAGCAGACCTCCAATGAAACATGGGCCGCCAGTTGTGCGCTCACATCTCCTTTGGCGCTCTATCGCAGTGCCCAATCCCTGATTGCAGGGCAGAATCCCTCTTGGCGAGAGATTCTATATGCGTTGGATTGCCCCAAAACCTTTATCTTCGGCGAATATTCGCTACCAGATCCAAACCTGCAAATGCTGCAAGATCACGGTGTTCAAATAGAGGTGGTGCCCAATGCGGGTCCATTCTATGGCATGGGAGAATCCGCGAGGGTTAGCTAA
- a CDS encoding hypothetical protein (PFAM: Helix-turn-helix): MRETLMTMIRVRTLKDEGLSQTAIAERLGLHRQTVARYLERMDQAQKSGYPLETVACRTARAHAIDPYLEHSYYATAGRRATHG; this comes from the coding sequence ATGCGAGAGACTCTCATGACTATGATACGAGTTCGGACATTGAAAGACGAGGGATTGTCCCAGACGGCAATTGCGGAACGACTCGGGCTGCATCGCCAGACGGTCGCCCGGTATTTGGAACGGATGGACCAAGCCCAGAAATCCGGGTACCCCCTCGAAACGGTCGCGTGCCGTACGGCACGCGCACATGCGATTGACCCGTATCTGGAACATTCTTACTATGCGACCGCCGGAAGGAGGGCCACCCATGGATGA